In Camelina sativa cultivar DH55 chromosome 13, Cs, whole genome shotgun sequence, the genomic window GTGGCCAtgtgttttcatattttaatcaAACAGTAGCGTCACCTTATCCAGCGCGACATAGGCGGATATAACTGTATGTtcatatttttactttctattttggttATGAGTAAGAATACCTAAGGTTTTGTTAAGTTGATATGTATTGTTTACTGGTCTATTGCTCTTACCATTTGTCCAGAATAAGGCTCtgttttatactatatatgactacagtttttttttgtaaaataatgatTCATTGCTTCAAACCAATATTTCTTTGCATATCTTTGGTGAAATTCTTATACAACTTATCGACGTAGGGTTTGTGCATATTCTTATTTGTATCTTTAAATGCAGCTGGAGGGAGGCATAGGGGTGGAAGAGGAGGGGGAGACAATTCTTTGTTgggtaatatttttaaaatccgTCACCTATAATAGAAGTGAAAGGAACCCAATAGAACCCTACGTTTTAACGCTTTGTAAAAACAAGCCCAAtagttaagaaacaaaattacatcAAAATTACCAAGTCAACAAGTTCATGATAGATAGTTATggtaatgaacaaaaaaaaaactgaattgtAAGTAATCgagattttaaaacatttgtCATCAAAAACCACAAACTCATAACTCCAAACACAAAAGCGTTTAGAAAAAAACTACTCCCACATGTTACtaagtaaaaacatatataataaaaacattacctACAACCACAtctaataaaactaaataacaaTGGAACGACAAAAtgagaaatacttttaaaaaaccaCAACTAACGACTAAAGCAAGACAACAACAATTGCTATACAAAACATAActtctaattctatattttatgaaaacaaaaaagatcatgatgatttaaataaatttaaaattctaaaaatagaCTACATTatacaaactgaaaaaaatacaccaaaaaaataaacaaacaaaaccacaaaGAACAAGATAAGAACAACATAACCAGacggaaaaaggaaaaatacatAACCAAATGAAAaactaccaaaataaaaaaaaacctcatcTAACTTACGCACTACGCGCGGATCAAATGCTAGTAAAGatctatataaataatgttaaaatgAAGTCTATTTACTAGTATAGCTCTTACGTTATTAGTGATATGTCTCATGAGTCATGGTCATGGTCATAAAGGAAGTACCTTAACTATAGTATTCGTTATTTTCGTGGGACTGTTATGTGTATTATTAACGTAAACCCTTTAACAAGAAAATTATAGATATATTGAGTAACGTACGTAATATAACACACTCATGATATATAGGTGGCTTGTTGACcgagaaaaaaacacattaatttGTTTAGTGAGATATATTAATTGTAGTTCCTATGTCATAACACAACTATGCTCATCACCAAAAGTAATAAATGATTTCAACTGGAAGTCTCAGATGATGGGCCGACAAGTAGTTACGCTTCTTGAATGGTGAGAGGTGATATTTATTATTCcgatatttattttacttaataaaTTTCTCATTTGACATCTTCTGTAATCAATGTGGGTAGATGAAGTAATTGTAAATATGATGGCCAACCATATGGATGATGGGATCCGATCTATGTTTGcgtgtctatatatatagtaacctCAACTCCAAAGtagcaaaccaaaaacaaaccttGACTCCAAAGCCTTTACGTGAGACCGAAtataaacaagttttaatttgtgtttctctaAAGTTGGGTGTGAGTGTATCTGATTTCAATGGAATCCAATTGTGTTCAGTTTCTTGCAAACAAGACTATTCTCATCACTGGAGCTCCTGGTTTTCTTGCCAAAGGTACATACTTTATACTGGTTTCTGATACAAATATTTCTActaatgaaataaaagattcaGAAAGCGATCGTacatatgattcatatatacTATTATCTTTGTAGTTGTTATAGGTTCTTACGATATTTTTCTTCATCCGTGTTGAATTCGTTATGATTGGGatcaatataaaaaatttgttgatCTTATAATCCAAAGATATTTATTTGATTGGTCGTTAATTATGCTTTCCTTGTCTAAATTGATAAGTACATGAGATTAGAAGCTAGTGATGAGTTTTGGAAAATTCACTGATGAATTATGAATAGATTTATGAATTATTACTTCATTTATTGCCACACACAATAGGTATTTATGGCCCATACATGAAACATATATCTTCAACATATTCAATGAGTTCTATCTAGATTTTATTAGAGAAACATATATACTTGTCATATCATATGATAGTATATATTTGTTGCGATGTTGAAATATGCTTCATATAGATTGTGCctttccaaaatatataaaaaattaatacttaagactttatatgtattttttttcttttctagatCAAGTATCACTATGTAATAGTAATGATTATGATTTCACCcataaaaagaaacatttaatacttaatacttttcaaattcatcttttttttttctttttcaaattcatCTTTTAGTTTTGCAATAGTTGCATATGCATTAATTTTTCCACCTAAACATTTCCCCACAATTATGAACCAATTTGTCCTACAATTTATTGAAATATCTTCTACTTTTGACTTTTAGATTACATTTATTTACCTTAGTTAATCTATGTTAACTAGACGGCCGGGTTCAAATACTCTTGGAAAAGCATAACTTCGTCACATATCCATATCTTACTTTTAACGTTTTTTAAACAAATGGTATTAACTATAAAATTTGTGCtccttatttattattattttattttcttatatagttctggtagagaaaatattgaggTTGCAACCAAATGTGAAGAAGATGTACCTTCTCTTGAGAGCTCGCGATACTAAATCAGCCATGCAACGCCTACGTAGTGAGGTATGGTATACAGTACATTTAATTCctttaattaaaacaatcttTACATAAACATAGAGGTGATCGATCcatccataaaaatatattttcttcccCTATTTACAATGATACAACAGGTCTTGGAGATAGACCTCTTCAGGGTGTTGAGGAACAATTTAGGTGAAGAAAAATTGAATGCCTTGGTGCGGGACAAAATAGTGCCGGTTCCAGGTGATATATCGATCGATAATTTGGGGGTGAAAGACTCCGATCTTATACAACGTATGTGGAGGGAGATTGATACCATTATCAACATCGCAGCCACTACAAATTTCGACGAAAGGTATAAacgaaaataattaattatatatttatattttcctttgtataaaatattgaaacttaacaatattttttatttactttttttgataaaacctATAAGATATGATATTGGTCTTGGCATCAATACATTTGGAGCTCTTAATGTTCTCAACTTCGCCAAAAAGTGTGTTAAAGGGCAATTGCTTCTCCATGTCTCCACCGGTGAGTTCTAATGTTTATCTTACAAAAGCGATTAAGCGACCAGCCGACCATATTATATTTACCGAGGCTTACCTAAAAATGTATTATTCTTTTAGCATACGTTAGCGGAGAAAAATCGGGATTATTACCGGAGAAACCATTCAAGATGGGAGAGACTCTCAGCGGAAATGGCAAACTAGACATCAATATAGAACACGACCTAATGAAACAGAAACTGAAAGAGCTTCAAGATTGTTCTGAAGAAGAGATCTCGCAAACAATGAAAGATTTTGGAATGGCAAGGTAATTAGCAGCCTAGTCACATCGTATATGTTCTTAGACTTTACTTCCATCATCCGttaataattgaattaaaatggTCTTAATATAGGGCAAGGCTTCATGGATGGccaaatacatatgtattcaCGAAAGCAATGGGAGAGATGCTAATGGGATACTATAAAGAAACTTTGCCACTTGTCATCATACGTCCAACAATGATCACTAGTACTATTGCCGAACCATTCCCTGGTTGGATCGAAGGGTTGAAGTGAGTATTGGTTTATGTTATATCCTCgttatatctaatatttttatttatctcgTGCTCTaacttcatttattttatttctcttcaTTGTATATGCAGAACATTAGATAGTGTGATCGTTGCATATGGTAAAGGAAGGCTTAAATGTTTTCTTGCGGATTCAAACTCAGTCTTTGACCTTGTAAGTCCAATCAACATCTTTGTACCACACAAGTCAACACCTAATTACATATGCGTTACTTGTTTAAACTAATTACATATGCGATTCCTTGACAATTATAATATCATTTGCAGATACCAGCAGACATGGTGGTAAATGCGATGGTTGCAGCCGCGACAGCTCATTCGGGAGATACCGGGGTTCAGGCAATATATCATGTTGGTTCTTCTTGTAAGAATCCAGTCACGTTTGGACAACTTCACGATCTCACGGCTCGTTACTTCAGTAAAAGTCCTCTGGTTGGTCGGAACGGCTCACCAATCATAGTGACCAAAGGAACGATTTTGTCTACTATGGGTCAATTCAGCCTCTACATGACCCTTCGTTACAAACTTCCTCTACAGGTACCTTAACATCAATCAACTctatgatttgttctttttggaGTTTTCGAAAAAGGTCCCTACCTTATcttatattttcatttcattcCCCAACTTTTAAACTTGCAAAGAACCCAAAATTTTGGTGAAAGATGTCTGCTAGTATAACCTCTGTTtctcatttatttaaattttcatttcagATACTTCGATTGATCAATATATTTTACCCATGGAGCCACGGAGACAACTACAATGACCTCAGCCGCAAAATTAAGCTAGCTATGCGCCTAGTTGATCTTTACCAACCTTACTTACTCTTCAAGGGCATGTATGTACCACTCATAAACTTCCACCAAACTTTAAACATTAATTAAGACAGTAACATCTTTTATCTCTAGGGATAGAGAGaacaaaacattaaatgttACTAGACATGAGCTCTTATCATACATTTAAGTCAGTCATCACAACTTAATTAAGTAAGtcatgacataatatttatatatcctTGTTTGTGCAGATTTGATGACATAAATACCGAAAGACTGCGAGTGAAAAAGATGGAGAATATCAAAGAGTTCGATGGATCGTTTGAGTTCAATCCCAAGTCCATTGATTGGGACGAGTATATCTCAAACACACACATCCCTGGCCTCATCACTTATGTGCTTAAACAATAAATTGTACtagtaatatatttaatatgtttGAATACGAGTAATGTTGTATTGGAAATTATTGTAATGAGTGTGAATCTCGTGTCTAATAATATCATTATTTATATCCACATATGTTAAACAAAACGATTATGTCACTATAATCGAGTTCTACTTTCCGTAATTCATTCGAATATTAACTACGTCAAAGAAATTATACAGTTTGTGTTGGATTAATGTAAGGGCATCTCTAAGCATGTTGAAACTACACCAAATGTATTTCTTCtcaaaccacaaaacaaa contains:
- the LOC104736257 gene encoding fatty acyl-CoA reductase 1; protein product: MESNCVQFLANKTILITGAPGFLAKVLVEKILRLQPNVKKMYLLLRARDTKSAMQRLRSEVLEIDLFRVLRNNLGEEKLNALVRDKIVPVPGDISIDNLGVKDSDLIQRMWREIDTIINIAATTNFDERYDIGLGINTFGALNVLNFAKKCVKGQLLLHVSTAYVSGEKSGLLPEKPFKMGETLSGNGKLDINIEHDLMKQKLKELQDCSEEEISQTMKDFGMARARLHGWPNTYVFTKAMGEMLMGYYKETLPLVIIRPTMITSTIAEPFPGWIEGLKTLDSVIVAYGKGRLKCFLADSNSVFDLIPADMVVNAMVAAATAHSGDTGVQAIYHVGSSCKNPVTFGQLHDLTARYFSKSPLVGRNGSPIIVTKGTILSTMGQFSLYMTLRYKLPLQILRLINIFYPWSHGDNYNDLSRKIKLAMRLVDLYQPYLLFKGIFDDINTERLRVKKMENIKEFDGSFEFNPKSIDWDEYISNTHIPGLITYVLKQ